A stretch of DNA from Candida dubliniensis CD36 chromosome 6, complete sequence:
AATCCACCAGGACAACCTAATATACGAAATAAATTCTTAGGGTCGATATTCTCTGGATCTTGctttaaattattgaaaagtGGAGCAGCAAGTTTATTCTCATAAGCTTTTCTAGTTATGGCTCCAACTTCTAAATTGGGATCAACTTCagtatcaatttcaattaaatccCCTTCATTCTTAAGAACTTGAATAAAATCTCGAAATTTTAATGCTGGATTAAGTGACATGTTTTGTGGAGTGCTATGTATTGGCTACTAAAATTACTTCTATTGTGATGTGAAAAGATCAATTGATgctttatttatatttaaagTAATTTGTTAAACGGGATGTTTGGTAATAATAGGAGATTTGGTTATTCCTTGGGGCAGCAGCACGGAAATACAAGTCAACATCGAATGATATTTCAGGTAAGCAGTACGATCAACCCGGAACAATATTTCCtgatttaaaacaataagaatttgaattgcTGTAATTTCATGTAGTTTTTTTGGAAAGCCAGTCAGTCAATGATAACAGGAATTATAGTTCCGCACACGGTGCTAAGCAACTGTGTATTTCcattgttttcaattttgtgATCTCATTAGCAaataaacaagaacaacCAACAGTTTATTTCCAACAGACTTTCTCAGGCTCGTGTGAATCTGTTTAGATGAGATGAAATTTCAGAGGTCTGTTTCATTATAAATTGAACTTCCAAGCTCATTGGTTTAAAGACACcgagatttttttttttttttggtggtatTCTTTGAACAGTTGGATTGAATATACAAGACAGAACCATCCTTATGATTGCAAGAGTTTGTTTGAAAAGACCAAATGCTTTACCCATTTTTCTGATTTCATCGAGAAAGTATTCCATTGATTATGAAAAAGTCAATAACTCGGTATATAACAATGTCATCATACCCAAAAGAATAGTCTTGGCAATTACTGGTGCCACGGGAACCCAAATAGGAGTGAGATTATTAgaaatattgaaagaaCTAGGAGTGGAAACCCATTTGGTGATGTCTAAATGGGGGATTGCCACTTTGAAATATGAAACTGATTATCAAGTTGATTATGTCACGTCCTTAGCTACAAAAACATATTCTGCAAGGGATGTAACAGCACCAATATCTTCAGGGTCATTTGTTCACGACGGAATGATTGTTGCTCCTTGTTCAATGAAATCACTTTCAGCTATTAGAACTGGTTTCACTGAAGATTTGATAGTCAGAGCAGCTGATGTTTCCTTAAAGGAAAGACGtaaattgttattggttGCTCGAGAAACTCCTCTTTCCGATATTCATTTGGATAATATGCTTTATTTACTGCGAATGGGGGTGATAATATTCCCGCCAGTACCAGCATTTTatacaaaaccaaaaactgttgatgatattattgaGCAAACATGTGGAAGAATATTAGATAATTTCGGAATTAACATAGACACGTTTGAGAGATGGGATGGAATCAATCATAAATAGACAGGTATAGAAATTATTACTTAAAATTAGGCAATAGGAgatattaccattattattgcaAAATTGTCGTTTAAATGCCATATTGAGGCGACAACGACATTTTCCTGAAGAAAAGTCGTCTGGCCCATcccttaaaaaaaaaattttttttttaccagcccaaaaaaaaaaaaagaaaatcctACACGATCTCATCTCTCTACATTTTTAGtactctttttctttctttctttcccTTTTAATTATACATAAACATATATCACATCATGGGTACTcaaaagaaggaaaagcAAAGAAGGGTAAGGGAGAATGATACCAGAGATGGTAATCTTCGAGTTAAAGGAGAGAATTTTTATCGTGATGCCAAAAAAGTGAAACATTTGAATATGTATAAACAAGGAAGAGCCATTCGTAATAAGAAGGGGGAAATAATAAAAGCTGCTGATTTGCAAAGTACAGATATACCAAATGCAAGAGTTGATCCCAATAGGAAATGGTTTGGAAACACAAGAGTGATTGCTCAGGATGCTTTAACCCATTTCAGAGAGGCCATGGGTGAAAAATCCAAAGATTCATATCAagtattattgaaaagaaataaattgcCAATGTCATTATTGGACGAGAAAGATACTACTGAATCGCCGACTGCTAAAATCATTGAGACTGAATCTTATTCTTCGACATTTGGTCCTAAACAACAACGTAAGAAACCTAGAGTTGCTGCTTCTAGTTTGGAAGATTTAATAAACGCTGCTGAAGCTGATTCGACTCAATTCcaagaaaaacaagaattgaattcaacTCTTGGATTAATGGGTGGATCTATCTTGGATAAAGATGATTTCACTCAAGAAGCCAAAGAGGCTATTTTCCATAAAGGTCAATCTAAACGTATTTGGAATGAGTTATACAAGGTCATTGACTCTTCTGATGTGGTTATACATGTGTTGGATGCTAGAGATCCAATTGGTACCAGATGTGAATCAGTTGAGAAATACATACGGGATGAATGCCCTCATAAACATTTAATTTATGTTCTAAACAAATGTGATTTAGTTCCAACTTGGGTAGCGGTATGTTTAAAAAACTGGGATTTTTTTGgactattttttttactacTAACCTTGCAATTCTAGGGAATATATctaaaaaacaacaaacaataacaatatacTTGCACCAAAGCATTTAGTCAGGGTGATAATGCTTTGATAATtaatcatttgattttttatcaattttttttcaaccacATTATTGCCTGTTACATCTTTGGAAGAATAATACAATTCGCCCTGTGTTCCCAAGGAGTggctatttttttttttgtagtCACAAGTTGGATCTTGCACCGTTCTGGTATGAGAGTTTGTTCACAACTTTTTGTTAATAGTTTTTATTGACATACTTTAGAATTGTTACGGAATCTTTTTTTGAGTAGAAATTAATCCTTGTGTTCTCCTTAACCGGAAATGCATTCATCATTGGTTTATTTCATAGTATAGAGGCCgacattttatttttttttctttaaatcgagttgttgttgttgttgttcttttgGATTATGTTTCCGATTTGCTAATGGTTTTGTTATTGTGAAaagtaaacaaaaaaaagtcgAAGTAtggtttttgttttgtttttattactAACATTGTTTAATTAGGCTGCTTGGGTTAAACATTTATCCAAATCCTTTCCAACATTAGCATTCCATGCTTCTATAACCAATTCGTTCGGTAAAGGTTctttgattcaattattaagaCAATTTTCAACGTTACATTCAGACagaaaacaaatttctGTGGGGTTCATAGGATACCCAAACACTGGTAAATCAAGTATAATAAATACATTGCGTAAGAAGAAAGTTTGTCAAGTTGCTCCTATCCCTGGTGAAACCAAAGTGTGGCAATATATTACTTTGATGAAACGTATATTCTTGATTGATTGTCCTGGGATTGTTCCACCCCTGAGCAAAGATACTGAAGCTGACATTTTATTTAGAGGTGTGGTTAGAGTGGAACATGTGTCTAACCCAGAACAATATATCCCTGATATGTTGCAAAAATGTGAAAGAAAACATCTTGAGAGAACTTATGAAATCAAAGGTTGGAGtaaatttgaagaagaCGAAAGTCTATTGGAAAGAGCAAGTACTGAATTTATAGAATTAATTGCTAGGAAGCAAGGTAGATTGTTGAAAGGTGGTGAACCGGATGAAAGTGGTGTTTCtaaacaaatattgaatgatttCAACCGTGGTAAGATCCCTTGGTTTGTGCCTCCACCAAaggatgaagaaaaagatgaagataaaaCAGGTGAGGATAAGAAAATTGGttacaaaagaaagaggCAGGAAAGAGAAGCTGCTGAGAAAGAGCAACATGACCAAGATGATCGTGAAGAAGAgcaagatgaagatgaaaataataaagaacTAAAGAAAGCTAAATTAGAAGAGTAATGAACAGGGTAATCTTATAGATTATTGTATAgtagttttattttattttattttttttttttttctttttgggcgaataataattatttatttattaatacaCTAATGTTACACTCTACCACCAAAATGAACCATACCacttttgttgattatcCCAACTGGAGTGGATGGTGTAGAAATTCCATTAATTCTTGAagcaacaatttcatcttcagtGGCCCCGTTATTATTTGTATTGTTAATGCTGgtgccaccaccactaaaAGTACCCAACCCCCAAATAGTACCTTTGAATCTACTTAATAATGTCATATTTGACCGTCTCAACAATTCCTTGAAACACTCCATTGACAAGTAAGCATGTAATGTAGAAGTTAATTGTTGTGAATGGAAAGTAGAATTGGTAAAATGTTGTCGAATTGCTGGTGATATGGGCAATAAATGTAATTCCTCTGCCAAATATTCGATTGAAggtttatttgttttttcatcTAAAGTATTTGAATTAGTTCCTGCTCCATTTGTTGTAGGTttgttcaatatttgattgccaatatatttcaaatcataaaAGTTTGGGAAATACTTGGCACACCACCAATAAAAGTCAGGTTCATCTACGGGTAAATCATCATTCAGTAATAAACTAACAAAAAACCCTAAATCATAACCGGCATGGAAAGATACccaatttatattatcatCTAGAATTAATCCACTTTCAATCATCAATTCTGCAAATTGGAAATGTGGGATTCCTTGTGTCAGAAGTAATTGGAAATTAATTTGTGAAGTTTGTGCCAACATGGCTAAATGTTCTTCATTGTACATTTCCTTTGATAAAtcatacaaaaaattaaattgcCAAATCACTGGAGTGCTAATTGTTTCGTTTTTCGATATTTTGACAACACataatgataattgaaTCAAGTTTAACAAATCAGAATTGGCTCTTAAtgtttgaaaatgataatcTGAAGAAGATTTAAAAGTCCCCACTGGTCGAGCAACTATGCCAGGAATTTCCTGATGAATGGCAATAAAAACTTTTGATGTTTTGTCATTGATAAATGTTCTTAACGATTGAAACTCGTGTTCCAAATTACTACTCCATACTTCTTTTATGATTGGTATAGcctgttgctgttgctgctgttgctgctgagcttgtaattgttgaagTTGAGCTTGTTGTTGGAGTTGTTGcaattgtaattgttgtaaCACTGgatttgatgataatgaaccATTACCAGTGGACGTAGTATTTGAATTTGCACCTCCATTTAATACTGCCAATAGTGGATTGGTTGATGTAGGAGTTCCCATCAGTTGTTGTGTTAATTGTGGTGGCACTTGCAGTtgcagttgttgttgtaaatgtTGATTCAATAACTGTTGTCTCtgtaattgttgtaattgtaaTTGAGAAAACTGAGGTGATTGGTTTGATTGAGATTGGTTCGACTGCAGTGGCTGCGACTtctgctgctgttgctgttgttgttgtaaatattGAAGATGTGGATTAATATTCATTATTCGTTGATCTGTTTATTAGTGGCCTTTGTTTAATATGTATTGTCCAGTTGTTTGTATCAAAATCTAGTTCCAGAATTCAAGATTTGttgaagatttttttttttacgtCTTGTCTTTTCATTGAAGAGAATATAGAATGGGaaggggaaaaaaaaaaatgtgcGAGGGGACAAGTTTTGATAAAGTTGaatctgtttttttttttttgaaatgtgGTACATATTAGTTACTTTGAAACATGAACAGCAAACCTTTATTCAAATAACTATCCTCTATACACCTTACATGATTTATATACTTACAATTGATCTCTGTAGGTAGTTATATCGCCACCATTTGAGTCTTGCAAGTAATCATGATCACCCATTTTTCTAGGTTTTATCAAATACTGCAACAAAAATGCGATTCCTAAAACtaaagcaacaacagctACTATAATGTAAATAACCCCTAAACTCATATTTCTGCCTCCAAATATGGTGTTTGTAGTTATGACTATACTCTTGGTGCCACCAAATACTTCAACTGGGTAGTTCATTTTAATACTGATTTGATATGTGCCACTAGACATCGATTGAGTGGTATTTTGTCCGTATAACTTATAAAATGAAGGTAGAGCTGCAGTTCTCATCCAGTTCTGCAAATGCTCCCAGGTTTGTAAATCGGGCATATTGTCTTTTGTATAACCATCGGGATACATCTCGTCCCAATTTGGTGGAGGGACTACTTCATCTGGTGAATACTGTGTCTTCTTGAACTTGTGACTACGATCCAGTGGCCAAGATATTCCTTGATCGCTAAATACATAAGTTTCATTGTTATCACCGTTCCTTGCATTTAACAAAACTGGACTAGATATGGTATCATTGAAATAACTGTTTGCGATTAGTCCACAAGGATAAATAAGTTTTTCCTTTCCATTATATACACGATGTTTCAAAGGCTTACAGTTATCAGTAACATCATCACTTGACAAGGCTTCCCCTCGTAATTGCTCTAAATCATAACTTTCGACATATTTAcgatgattttgataaaaattcGTCAACTTGTAGTACAAGTAAACTGGACCATTCAAGTCCTTAGCAAGATTGAATTGTATGACACAAGTGTTATTGTTGTCCAAACGCCATTGAAAATTGGGGTTGGAACTGGGTCCACGGAAATGGTATCCAGTGTACTTCTTAggaatattttcaaaactatTCGAGGCTTCGTTACACATGGAATAGTCGACAATTAGATCCTGTACGTTGTATGTCGTGTAAATAATAGCTATACCTAGTGGAGTAAATATTATGGCTATTAAGATTAATAATGGTATTACTGACTTTGGTGTCAATATTGGTTGCCAGGCTTTTAATCGTTGTTGTCTGAATGCAGTATTAGGAGGTTTTCTTGATTTGTGAATGGAGCTGGCAGGATCATTGtttaaaatatcatcatcatcctcaTCTTCTGAAGACCTTCTTTTGCGCAAGAAATTCATGATGGTGGGGTTACTTTCTTGATGGTTAGCTGGGAGGTGGGCTGTACCAAAAAggtcaaagaaaacaaagaagaaaaaaatcttAAAGATCAACAAATATTGACCACGATTACACGAAAATCCTCAAACAGGGTCGTGTTAAATTCGCATTTTCTTTAACACTATATTATAAACTGCAACTAGGAGAAGCTTGTTTGATGGGAATACACGACTGAATGTGGAGAAATCAACCTAACCttatattgattgatgaaaGCTAATAAAATAGTTTATTCATCAGAGCAAGGT
This window harbors:
- a CDS encoding RNase of the DEDD superfamily, putative (Similar to S. cerevisiae POP2;~In S. cerevisiae: mediates 3' to 5' mRNA deadenylation), whose amino-acid sequence is MNINPHLQYLQQQQQQQQKSQPSQSNQSQSNQSPQFSQLQLQQLQRQQLLNQHLQQQSQSQVPPQLTQQSMGTPTSTNPLLAVLNGGANSNTTSTGNGSLSSNPVLQQLQLQQLQQQAQLQQLQAQQQQQQQQQAIPIIKEVWSSNLEHEFQSLRTFINDKTSKVFIAIHQEIPGIVARPVGTFKSSSDYHFQTLRANSDLLNLIQLSLCVVKISKNETISTPVIWQFNFLYDLSKEMYNEEHLAMLAQTSQINFQLLSTQGIPHFQFAELMIESGLILDDNINWVSFHAGYDLGFFVSLLSNDDLPVDEPDFYWWCAKYFPNFYDLKYIGNQILNKPTTNGAGTNSNTLDEKTNKPSIEYLAEELHLLPISPAIRQHFTNSTFHSQQLTSTLHAYLSMECFKELLRRSNMTLLSRFKGTIWGLGTFSGGGTSINNTNNNGATEDEIVASRINGISTPSTPVGIINKSGMVHFGGRV
- a CDS encoding phenylacrylic acid decarboxylase, putaytive (Similar to S. cerevisiae PAD1;~In S. cerevisiae: phenylacrylic acid decarboxylase, confers resistance to cinnamic acid, decarboxylates aromatic carboxylic acids to the corresponding vinyl derivatives); protein product: MIARVCLKRPNALPIFSISSRKYSIDYEKVNNSVYNNVIIPKRIVLAITGATGTQIGVRLLEILKELGVETHLVMSKWGIATLKYETDYQVDYVTSLATKTYSARDVTAPISSGSFVHDGMIVAPCSMKSLSAIRTGFTEDLIVRAADVSLKERRKLLLVARETPLSDIHLDNMLYLSRMGVIIFPPVPAFYTKPKTVDDIIEQTCGRILDNFGINIDTFERWDGINHK
- a CDS encoding nucleolar GTP-binding protein, putative (Similar to S. cerevisiae NOG2;~In S. cerevisiae: putative GTPase that associates with pre-60S ribosomal subunits in the nucleolus and is required for their nuclear export and maturation;~spliced gene) — protein: MGTQKKEKQRRVRENDTRDGNLRVKGENFYRDAKKVKHLNMYKQGRAIRNKKGEIIKAADLQSTDIPNARVDPNRKWFGNTRVIAQDALTHFREAMGEKSKDSYQVLLKRNKLPMSLLDEKDTTESPTAKIIETESYSSTFGPKQQRKKPRVAASSLEDLINAAEADSTQFQEKQELNSTLGLMGGSILDKDDFTQEAKEAIFHKGQSKRIWNELYKVIDSSDVVIHVLDARDPIGTRCESVEKYIRDECPHKHLIYVLNKCDLVPTWVAAAWVKHLSKSFPTLAFHASITNSFGKGSLIQLLRQFSTLHSDRKQISVGFIGYPNTGKSSIINTLRKKKVCQVAPIPGETKVWQYITLMKRIFLIDCPGIVPPSSKDTEADILFRGVVRVEHVSNPEQYIPDMLQKCERKHLERTYEIKGWSKFEEDESLLERASTEFIELIARKQGRLLKGGEPDESGVSKQILNDFNRGKIPWFVPPPKDEEKDEDKTGEDKKIGYKRKRQEREAAEKEQHDQDDREEEQDEDENNKELKKAKLEE
- a CDS encoding cell division control protein, putative (Similar to S. cerevisiae CDC50;~In S. cerevisiae: endosomal protein that regulates cell polarity and controls polarized growth), which translates into the protein MNFLRKRRSSEDEDDDDILNNDPASSIHKSRKPPNTAFRQQRLKAWQPILTPKSVIPLLILIAIIFTPLGIAIIYTTYNVQDLIVDYSMCNEASNSFENIPKKYTGYHFRGPSSNPNFQWRLDNNNTCVIQFNLAKDLNGPVYLYYKLTNFYQNHRKYVESYDLEQLRGEALSSDDVTDNCKPLKHRVYNGKEKLIYPCGLIANSYFNDTISSPVLLNARNGDNNETYVFSDQGISWPSDRSHKFKKTQYSPDEVVPPPNWDEMYPDGYTKDNMPDLQTWEHLQNWMRTAALPSFYKLYGQNTTQSMSSGTYQISIKMNYPVEVFGGTKSIVITTNTIFGGRNMSLGVIYIIVAVVALVLGIAFLLQYLIKPRKMGDHDYLQDSNGGDITTYRDQL